In the Erinaceus europaeus chromosome 18, mEriEur2.1, whole genome shotgun sequence genome, tgatgatgtcattgttgttagataggacagagaaatggagagaggacaggaagacagagagggagagagaaagatagacctgcttccctgcttgtgaagtgactcccctgcaggtgggaggtcaggggcttgaacccaggtcctcaggccggtccttgtactttgtgccacttgcacttaacccgctgcactaccgcccaattccctatttatttatttattattggatggaaagagagagagaaattgagagaagagagtgagagaaaggagagtgacacctgcagtcctgcttcaccacttgtgaagctttcccccctgcaggtgggggccaggcacttgaacctgagtccttgtgcactatgatatgAGTATTTAACTAAgttcaccacctcctggccctaaagattgtctttatttatcagtgagaaatatggaaggagagagagaaagaaccagacatcactcaggtgtatgtgctgccagggattggactcatcacctcatgtttgagagtccagtgctctacccatTGCACCATCCCTGGACCCCCTCTCCTCACACTTCTCTCTGGGCTCAGGATCTGGACGTACACCTGCACCCCAGCATCTGCCCCACACTGCTGCCTTGAATCCCTGCCAAGCTACCACCTTCTTGAGCCCAGGACAACCCCATCATGATTGAGAGCACCTGTGTCCCCATCCACCATGGTTCTTCATAGACTctttccccctgctccccacagccTGCTTTGGTCAGGGTCCCTGGGACAGCCCAGAGCCAGACACAGGGTTCACTGCTGCAAAGCGGCCTGGACTTGCCAATAACTCTCACTATAGTGCCCTTCCTCTTGCTGAACTGCATCTCTGAGCAGTGAAGACCCTGTGGTTCCCTGTCTCCTGGCTGCACCTGTCACTCTCCttgcccaactccccttcctctcccagcTGAGCAAGCTGTATGCATTGGTGCTCTCTGCTCTGCCCTATGTCGGCCAGTACCCAGAGCAGAAATAGCATGTATGTGCTGGCCTATTCAGGTGCACCCCTGCACCTAGACCTCTCCCTCAGCACCATGCCACTGCCCTTGGGTGTGTGCTGGGCATCCTGAAGGTAGCAGGTCCAGCAATTCCACATCTCCCTCCACTAAATGCCAAGCCTACCATGCCATGAGCAGAGCCACCTACCAACTCCGCTGTCTGACCCCTGCCTCACCATgccttttttcttgcctccagagttatctctggggctcggtgcaggcACTGCAAGTCCACCGCTCTGGAAGCCATCCTTCcgctttattggataggacagaaaggaattaagagaggagagagagggagaaagagagagagagaccaaaacctgcagacctgcttcaccacttgtgaagtacccccttgcaggtgaggagcaggggcttgaactgggatccttgtgtggtccttgcacttaatactatgtgagcagtgtgagccactgcctggcccctcacttcTTCCTGAGGCCCTTGGGTGAGCACCTGTGTCTGACTGGCCCACACTTCTTCCTGCCTCTGATTTTGCTTGCATTAGGGAACTCACTCAGTGGGGGACTCACAGGGTGTGACTGAAATGTGAGGCTGTGGGGGACAGACAGCACagtccagagccccaggcaggtTCTCTCCTCCCTACTGAGCCTGAGTTCAAACTGCACTGACCTGGGCCCTCCATCCCCCTGAACTGCAGGAGATCTCTGGAAGAATTccagaaacaaagcaaaagtgATCAAAAGCAAATGGTtgcagggtgagacagagagtacatagtggttatgcaaaggaactcttctgcctgaggcttcaaagtctggggctcagccccctgcaccaccatcagccagagctgagaagcgtCTGGGGGAGCAAAGCAAATGGAGGTTGTGGTGGAAGACCAGGCTATGGCTCCCAGCCCTGCTGCACTCTGCAGTCTTCAGGTCAGCCTGCAGCAGGGTTGGCAGGAGCAGAGGGCAGGGCACACTCACCTTGTTGGGTCCCTCTCCTCCCTGTTGTTCTTAAGTAGAAGGGAGAAGTACTGGAAAGGGCCTTGTGTTTACCAAGCACAATAGATAACAAAGTTCAGTCTCAAAATCCAGTTATGtctgggtgggagagacagcacaatggttatgcaaagagtctttcatacctgaggctccaaagtctcagtctCAACCCCCTgaaacaccatcagccagaggtgagcagtgctctagaggaGGAGAAAGTCCAATTCCATCTTTAAGATCAATATAACCAAGTTCAAAGAAGGGCCAGCTCCCAGCCTGGCCAGAAAGGCTAACAGAGGCCGCTTGGGAGGGAGCAGGCTAAGAACTTTTCCTTTCAGAGCTGGGTTAGTGGGACACAAGCCCTCACGCCAGCTTAAGCTGGCCACGACCTGCTGCCCATACTAGCTGCCAGACCAAGACTCAAGGCAGCCGGCAGTTTCCCAGGTCCAGGAACTGTGGGGTCAGTCAGACCTAGGTGGACTGACAGCAGGAGGGCCGGAGAAGCCAACTCCCAGCTGGCTTGCCTCTCCTGGCCCTGTTTGCTGCTGGCTATCACTTGGTGATGAACTTAAAATAGAGTGCTCAGCTATAATCTAGAGCCCATGTCCTCTAAATGCAGAGATCATCAAACAGAGACATCACTGAGAACTTGAAATGCCTTGTCTTTCAAAGGAGATGTTTagaccctcttccctccccttccactAAGCTTCCTGTATCCTTTCTGCTCAAGGGGGGTGGTCTTTTGGGGGTTCTTTCTACAGCATTTCACTGGTGTGTGTTTCTGGAGTAGGGAAGAAGCTGGGAGCCTGCAGGCAGGGCCACTCAGGGAAGAAAGACACTCACTGTTCAGGAATTGTtcctctaccccctcccccctccagggtGAAGTCATTGAATATCTCCAGGCAGTAAGTGAGCAAAACATCACAGTCTGCAGAGGGGCCAGCTGACTAGCTAGTGAGTCTCCCTTTTTAGGTTATGTGTCCAGCTGATGAAACAGAGCCCAAGACCAGACAGGCAGCAAGTCCCAGTCTCTCAGAGAGAGAATTTGTTCAGGAGTTGCTACAGGGAGGGAACATGGACATCTCCTTGGACAATCTGTCTGGGTGGCACAGGGGCATCATTCTGAGAATGCCCACAGCAGGTCTGGGTGGGCTCCCAGGCTCACAGCTCTGACCTGGCACTTAGAGAGCTCTCGTTGGTCTTCCCTTCAAAGCTGGGTGGCAGGCCCAAGAGCCTCTTGCGATGACAGAGCAGGTTACACAGGGCGTCTCGGAATTTCTCAGCCACGAAGAAATACATGATGGGGTCAAGCGCCCCATTGAGGCTGGTGAGGCAGGCAGTGATGCGGTTCCCCAGGGCCAGCAGGTGCTGTGCCGAGCACGAGGTGCCCCCGCTGTGGTAGTGCAGCACATAGACAGAACGGTGCACATGGTAGGGCACAAAGCAGACCAGGAAGATGCCCAGCACCAGTGCAATCATACGTACAGCCTTGTTCTTGAGCCGCTTTTCCATGCGAGGGCCCTGCCTCAGAGCACGGATGATCAGCAGGTAGCAAGTAACCGTGGTGACAAACGGGAAGGTGAAGGCTATGGCCAGGGACACTAAGGCATGCCGGGAGGCCTTCTCCCTGTACAGCTGCAGGCAGACCACCGTGTGGTTGTTCTGCACCGTCTGTGGGCTCACCAGCAGAGGGGCCATAgccacagccaccaccacccaCAGGAAGGCGCAGGCCAGGTGGGCGTACAAGGGTCTGCGGAGCTTCAGGGACTTGACTGGATGCACGATGGCCAGGAAGCGGTCAGCACTGATGCAGGTGAGGAAGTAGATGCTGGCATACATGTTGAGATAGAAGAGGAAGCCGGTGAGGCGGCAGGGGATCTCGCCAAAAGGCCAATGGTTCCCGGAGAAGTGGTAGACAAGGCGCATGGGCAGGACAAGCACGCAGGACAGGTCGGCCACTGCCAAGTGCATCAGGAACACATTAGCAGGTGTGCTGGATTTGTGGTCCCGGATGAAAAGCCACAAGGCCAGGGCGTTGCCAACGAATGCCAGGATGAAATCCACGAGGTAGAAGGAGGCGAAAAGCACATTCTCCAGTGGTGTCTCCTGGCCGCACTGCTCAGCTGAGGCCAGGGAGGAGTTGGTGCTGGGGGAGCTGGCAGCCCAGCTCAGCCCTGGGGAGGCCACCTCGAGGTCACTCATGCTTCAGCTGTGGGCAGGACTCAGAGAGGAACCTGGAGGGAACAAGCAGACATGTCCCAGAGAGCCAGGGACCAGTGCTGAGTTTCTCTCTGCACAAATCCAGAGATGAGCCCCCCAGCCCAAGGAGGGCCCAGCATTGTCCCACATTCTATTGAGGGAACCCTCATGTCCATGTGGGGACAGGTGTATGCCCAAGTCTGCTCAGTTTcaggaagaaacagaaaatggGATGTGGGACTTGCCAGAGGTGCCAGGACCAGTCCCTCACTGTACCTGTGCCCTTGCTAAAGGGAGGACTGGGGCTGGGTATCCAAAGTGCACTGTCTTCTCTGCAAGGGATAGATCCAGCACCaaggaaagagaggtagagaaccTCATCTAGGCTTCTGGGGGGTCAGAGGATAGCAGGGAGGGGTCTAGCACCTTCTGCCCTGCTTCCAAAGATTATTATCTGAACGAGGGGGGGAGGTTGGGGAGGATTGTTTCCGAGTGCCTGATGCCTGGAGTCCAGCCAACTCTTCTTCGACCTGTGTCTTGCTTGGTGATCTCTGACCATCCCGCATCCCATCCTTACCTTGGTGGCATTTCTCCCAATGGCAATGACATGTTTGTCACTGTTACTCCTTTGTCTCCTGCCATCCTCTGGCCACAGCTTCCTGGCAGCTGCCACACAGAAGGGCCCGTCCAGAATTCCAGTGACATATAATGTCCTGAGACTTCaggagcagggccaggtggtgatgcgcacacattacaatgtgcaagggcccaggttcaagaccccactccccacctgaagagggaaagcttcacaactagtgaaacaggactgcaggtgtctctatctctctccctctcccctctcaatttctctctgtctctttcatataaataaatgaaatattttttaaaatactaaaaagtactttaaaaaaaaaaagactccataaGTCAGTTCTGTCTGCTGGGATCAGGATACTGCCCAGGTTCAAAGACCCAGTTCTCTCAGAATTTCTGGGTCCACCAGACCAGTTCCACACTGCACATCCCAGTGGATGGAAACCTGTGTGTCAGGAAGCCCTGAGCTTAGTGAAGAAAAGCCCTGGGCAGTGAAGATAGGCAGCCTCCTGGGAGTTAAGTTCTGTTGAACTGAGGCCTAAgctcagggcttttttttttttccaaggtttttgctggggctcagtgctaccaCTGGGATTCTACTGAGCCCATtaacccttttttaatttttttattgcataagacagaaagaaattgagaggggcaggggaaacctgcagacctgcttcactgctcataaagctttccccctgcagctgagaacagggacttgaacctgtgtccttgtgcacagtagcatgtgcactcaaccaggtgcatcaccacccagcccctatgtacgatgtcacacacacacacacacacacacacacacatacacacacactcaacagcATGCATGCATATGCATATACAATGTTACACACATCCAGCAacatatatgcatgtgtgtgcagAGTTCTATTACCAGAGGTTTCAGTCCTGGTTACAGTCTCGCAGTCTTCTAAGCAGCACTGTGGACACTTGCTGCTGTGGCTACTCACTCCACAGTGCCCCCTTCAGCCCCACATGGGGCTTTCCACAGAGAGCTCAGGAAAAGCCTCAGTCTGAGTGTCACATTCCTGGATGACTGGCTCTCAGGACTAAGCCATCTGGGCGTGGCCAGCATGGGTGCCCAACCTGTGGGTCAGTGAACCAATGTCAGGGGGCAGGTCTGGAGCCCTCATCGAAGGCACAGGGGAGTAGTGCCCTCCCTGTACCATGGTGACCAACAGTTAAGGACCAGGGTGCTGATTCAAGCTGTCACTCAGCACTGAAACTCTAGGCAAAGCACTCACACCCCTTGTACGCTTCCAGCAGCCAGATAAGAATACCACAGGGCCAGCCCGTACTCAGAGAGGCTCCTGGGGACATGCCCAGCCCAGCCTCACACTGGACTGCCGCTTCCTGGCCCCTAGACGCCCTGATGCTCCCCACCCAGCCCTGCTCTTACCTCTCACCGTGGCTCCAGGTGAGTGGCAGGTGGGCTGCAGCcagtgggaggtggcacaggcaGAGGCTCTGTGCAGGCTGTGCTGCAGGGCTGGCTATTTAAGGAGAAAGAGGGGTGGCTACAGCCCCTCTGGCCCTGAAAGGCGGCTTCATTCCCAAGGGGTCCCTTGTGTTCCCTTGTGTGGCTTGGCTGCCCCCAGGCTGTGAATATTCCTGTGTGCCCCCGTCTGTGTGCCCACTCCCAGCCAGCTTGGCTACTGAGCACCACAGaagctgagtgtgtgagtgtgttagaaGCTGCGGGGTGGGCGCCGGCTGGGTAGGGAGGCTAGCCGAGACTGACACAAGAGGACATTTGAGACCGAGGTGACTTCCTACCAGTGGTGtggggggagataaggaggggcTGGCTGCCAGGGCAACAGGCCTGGACCCTCAAGACTGTACACCACCCGCAGCAGAACTGGGGAGGGCAGGGACAAGGGGGCTTGTGAAtgggacagggggtggggggtggctgagGAGTCTTGGTCAAATGAGAGGGAGCTCTTTCAAGACACTTGCTGTAGGGTCCTTGTGTCCTGCCCCGTATAATTAGGCTCCACTTGGGCACGCAGAATAAATCATGGCCTTTCTCTTGCACGGCACACAGCTGCAGGCCCTCATAATGGGCCGCTGTCTGGGCCTGTGGGGTTGCTGTGCGACCCAGGAGGCCCAGCCCCGGCTAGTGCAGACCCCCTCCTCCAGGCAGGAGGCCTAAGAAAAGGGCTGCACTGTCCACTGACCCCTGGGCCCCCAAGACCTCGCCTGAGGTTGGCTCCAGGATGGGAGGATGAGACATGTGACACATGTTCCAGTGACTACATTTTACCAtcaactataagccattaatcccccaataaagggaaaaaaatgtaaaaaaaaaaaaaaaaaaagaagaagaagaaagaaagaaagaaagaaagaaagaaagaaagaaagaaaagaaagaaaggaaaagaaaagaaagaaaaaagagagccaCCACCAGTTTGGGCCCAACTAGGGCCCCCCTGTAATTGTTGTAGTCCCGGAGGAGAGGTGCCTATCCCCTAGCTCAGGGAAGGGGTGCCACAGGCCCAGGGAGTATGGACAAACCCTACCCATGAGACCCTGATGGAAAACACAAAGGATCTGCTTTTCGGGTTCATACTTAAGGATTCATAGCTTTCTTCTGAAGAACTGAAGACACACTATGTGAATTATTTTATACGTCATTCCTGTGTGACTGAACACTCTTcacaaaacagaaggaaaagaagagactcATCAGGATGTTTGACAGTTATGATAGCTGCAATGTGGATACAAGTAGCAGCTCAAGCTCTGAAGAGAGTGAAGAAGAAGTtgctcctttattttcttttttttccttttttttatttaagaaagaattaattaacaaaaccatagggtaggaggggtacaattccacacaattcccaccacccagtctccatttcccaccccctcccctgatagctttcccattctctatccctctgggagcatggacccagggtcattgtgggttgcagaaggtagaaggtctggcatctataattgcttccccgctgaacatgggcattgactggttggtccatactcccagtctgcctctctctttgcctagtagggtgggtctctggggaagcagagctccaggacacattggtggggtcttcagtccagggaagcctggccggcatcctgatgacatctggaacctggtgactgaaaagagagttaacatacaaagccaaacaaattgttgagcagtcatggacccaaaggttggaatactggagaggaagtgttggggggggtactcactgcaaactctagtgtacttctgctttcaggtgtatattttgcagtagtttacggataagtgtgaacatatgctctctctcacagaaactggtgtatatctaggttttgggactttgttagaaagtgaaccaactgagatgaaattagagtatactatgaaaggaaaggtctcacctgagtaatgaagttgaagggttgtcattccacacgtgaagtctctggacacagtctgaagtgaagcatgttgaggtggcaatcgttgtgttggttaggctgtgattggcagatgcaatattatttgatacggattgggagaggcatacgggaaagtgagccctatccaatgattccaggactgggggaagtagagactctatagtggagatgtgaggttcctgctgtcttagggttcaaaaagacaatcgatagttaatattatcatcacattatttggtaattgggttaagtttgaaaagtccttttgttagggtttgctgtacagtacccagtatcttgtatatagctgtgctattggttgcttctaatctacttggtctaggcttttgagagagtctgcatatcaattacacagcctatatatttaaaagattcagtttgtgttttgaaaaacttcgagacatacaattaattttccccctttcatattaattaactagtgatttatatgactacattttactaggagtgtacataaacaccattcccaccaccaaaagactgtgacccatccctcccacccactcccactggctgcatgtctacccctcaccacagggtttttactttggtgccctacttacaatttggtcaggtcctgcttttagtttacctttcagatcttcttactcaacttctgttgatgagtgggatcatcccatactcatctttatctttctgacttagctcacttaacataattccttctagctctgtccaagatgggtcagagaaggtgggttcactgttcttgatagctgcatagtattccattgtgtatatataccacagctttctcagccacttatctgttgttgggcacctgggttgcttccaggttttagctattatgaattgtgctgctatgaacataggagtacacacctctttttggttgggtgttatggagtccttggggtataaccccaggagaggaattactgcatcatatggaaggtccatatctagccttctgagagttttccagactgctctccacagaggctgtaccaatttacattcccaccagcaatgtaaaagggttcctctgtccccactacctctccagcatttgttgctactgtcctttttgatgtatgccatacttacaggagtgaggtggtatcttagtgttgtcttaatttgcatttctctgacaatcagtgacctagagcagtttttcatatgtttgttagccttttggatctcctctgaggtgaatgttttgttcatatcctctgcccatttttggatggggtcatttgcttttttggtgctaagtttgctgagctcttcatatattttggtgatcagtttcttgtctgatgtatggcgtgtgaagatcttctcccattctgtgaggggtctctttatttgtttaatagtttctttgaatgtgcagaagcttttcaatttgatgtagtcccattggtttgtttctgctttagtcttccttgcaattgggtttgattcatcaaagatgtccttgaggtgtaggtgggaaagtgttttaacaatgttttcctctaagtatttgattgtttctggtctgacatctaggtctttgatccaattggagttgatttttgtttctggtgagataaagtggttcagtttcattcttctgcatgttacagccgagcaccatttattgaagagagcctcctttttccatttaatcctttgggcccccttatcaaagattagatgtccataggtgtggggatttatttctgggctttcaattctgttccactggtctgtgtgcctatttttgttccagtaccatgctgttttgatgatgatggctttataatatagtttaaggtctgggagtgagatgccttcatttctgtttcttttcctcaagatggttttggcaattataggtgttttcaggttccagataaatgattgtagtgtttgttctattctcttaaagaagcttggtggaactttgatgggtattgcattaaatttgtatatggctctggggagaatattcgttttgatgatatttattcttccaatccatgagcatgggatatctttccatttcttgctatcagtttctgtttccttgagtagcgactcatagtttttagaatataagtctttcacttctttggtcaactttattcctaggtatttgattgattttgctgaaacagtaaatgggagtgattactggatgtcttcttcttcagatttagtgtttgcataaagaaatgccactgatttttgtacattgattttgtagcctgataccttgctatattgcctaataacttccagtagttttctgctggatcctttaggtctttctatgtatactatcatatcatctgcaaatagtgagagcttgacttcttcccttccaatctgtattcctttgatttctttctcttgcctgattgctatggcaagaacttctaatactatgttgaagagtaacggtgacagtggacagccctgtctagtccccaatctgagggggaatgctttcagcttctgtccattgagtatgatgttggctgtaggtttgctatatatagactccactatcttgagtaattcccatctattcccattttttgtagagttttgagcatgaaagggtgttggattttttcaaaggctttctctgcatctattgaaataatcatgtggtttttggctttgctttattgatgtggtgaatgacattgattgacttacggatgttgaaccagccttgcattcctgggatgaatcccacttggtcatgatgaacaatctttttgatatgttgctgtatccggttggccaagatcttgtttaatattttggcatctatgttcatcagagatattggtctgtagttttccttttttgttctgtccctatcagcttttggtatcagggtgatgttggcttcatagaaggtggaagggagtattcctgtttttttcaatcttatggaaaatcttaagaagtatgggtattgtttcctgaaagttttttagaattcatttgtgaaaccatctggtccaggactttttttgttggggaggttcttaataatggtttcaatttctttgtctgtgactggtgcatttagattttgtagttcttcttggttcagatttggaagggcatatgcttctaggaattgttccatttcttccacattctctagcttggtggcgtatagttcttcatagaagtttcgcaggattctctggatttatgtggtgtcagttgtgatatctcctgtatcgtttacaattctattaatttgagtcttctctcttttttgtttggtgagtctggctagggatttgtcaattttgtttaatttttcaaagaaccaacatttggcttcactgatcttttgtatggttcttttatttttgatgttgtttatttctgctctaactttagtgatttctgtccttctggatgctttagggttcctttgttcctcttcctctaagtccttgaggtgtgcagtaaggtcgttcatttgggcttcttcttggtgtttaatatgtgattgtatggctatgagtttccctcccagtactgctttagctgtgtcccaaaaattttgataggttgtttcttcattttcatttgtttccaggaacatttgaatttcctgcttgagtgaatctctgacccagtggttcttaaggagtatgttgtttagtttcctaattctgtgacttttaataattgtctgtttgttgttaaatgttagtttactccactgtgatctgagaagatacttgggatgatttcaatgttcttgaattatagatgttgtttttgtggcctaacgtggtctatccttgagtatgtgttttgtggatttgaaaagaaggtgcattccagttttttggggtgaaggactctgaaaatgtccaagaggtctagtctgtcaatctcttcattcaattctgttgtatctttgttggttctctactttgttgatctgtctaagtgtgagagtgaggtattgaagtctcccactattattgtattactattgatgtatttttgaaattctttcagtaagtgcttaacgtatttagatggtccctcattgggtgcataaatgttaatgattgttaagtcttcttggctgattgatcctctaatcattatgtaatgtccttgcctatcttttattactttatttaatttaaaatctatcgtgtctgagatgagaatggctgttcctgcccttttttgtggtccgttagcctgtatgatagttttccatcctttcactttaagtctgtgtttatcttgttgtgacagatgggattcttgcaagcagcatatggttggattatgttttctgatccatccccccaccctctgccttttgatgggtgagtttaagccattgacatttattgatattatggatttaatgtattgtagtgccattgttcaaaaaaaaattttttttttgctttctctgatatattgccagtattatagtgatgttcttgtttataagaggtcttttagaacctctttcagggccagtttggtgatggttgcctcct is a window encoding:
- the GPR17 gene encoding uracil nucleotide/cysteinyl leukotriene receptor — its product is MSDLEVASPGLSWAASSPSTNSSLASAEQCGQETPLENVLFASFYLVDFILAFVGNALALWLFIRDHKSSTPANVFLMHLAVADLSCVLVLPMRLVYHFSGNHWPFGEIPCRLTGFLFYLNMYASIYFLTCISADRFLAIVHPVKSLKLRRPLYAHLACAFLWVVVAVAMAPLLVSPQTVQNNHTVVCLQLYREKASRHALVSLAIAFTFPFVTTVTCYLLIIRALRQGPRMEKRLKNKAVRMIALVLGIFLVCFVPYHVHRSVYVLHYHSGGTSCSAQHLLALGNRITACLTSLNGALDPIMYFFVAEKFRDALCNLLCHRKRLLGLPPSFEGKTNESSLSARSEL